Proteins encoded together in one Streptomyces sp. B1I3 window:
- a CDS encoding molybdopterin-dependent oxidoreductase: MLGLGATGVVAAPVLQRALENGLGAVADKDPTGLTGLLPNGGGFRYYSVTTSVPEKTAADYRLTVDGMVDRPATYTLGSLKSLPQTRTVRDVQCVTGWRVPETPFEGVRLSALLDAAGVRPGAKAVRFTCFDGAYSESLTLEQARRPDVLVALRMQDKPLAHSHGGPARLYVAPMYFYKSAKWLSGITVTDSVRPGYWEELGYDVDAWVGRSNGRDDAPTV; encoded by the coding sequence ATGCTCGGCCTCGGCGCCACCGGGGTGGTGGCCGCCCCCGTCCTGCAGCGCGCGCTGGAGAACGGCCTCGGCGCCGTCGCCGACAAGGACCCCACCGGACTCACCGGCCTGCTGCCCAACGGCGGCGGCTTCCGCTACTACTCGGTCACCACCTCCGTGCCCGAGAAGACCGCCGCCGACTACCGGCTCACCGTGGACGGCATGGTCGACCGCCCGGCGACGTACACGCTCGGCTCCCTGAAGTCGCTGCCGCAGACCCGCACGGTGCGCGACGTCCAGTGCGTCACCGGCTGGCGCGTGCCCGAGACCCCGTTCGAAGGCGTCAGGCTCTCGGCGCTGCTGGACGCGGCGGGGGTGCGGCCCGGCGCGAAGGCGGTCCGCTTCACCTGCTTCGACGGCGCCTACAGCGAGAGCCTCACGCTCGAACAGGCCCGCCGTCCGGACGTCCTGGTCGCCCTGCGCATGCAGGACAAGCCGCTGGCCCACTCGCACGGCGGCCCGGCCCGGCTGTACGTGGCCCCCATGTACTTCTACAAGTCGGCGAAATGGCTCTCGGGGATCACCGTCACCGACTCCGTGCGCCCCGGATACTGGGAGGAGCTCGGCTATGACGTCGACGCCTGGGTCGGCCGGTCCAACGGCCGCGACGACGCCCCGACCGTCTGA